From a single Nicotiana tabacum cultivar K326 chromosome 8, ASM71507v2, whole genome shotgun sequence genomic region:
- the LOC142163030 gene encoding uncharacterized protein LOC142163030, producing the protein MGKRKSLKKKMKMMTSPNSLKLAGKLVKYNPNFISNDDDDFEDLPEFGCDLGYATHKSVEAMQNTPSEGKQNTHVDRRTRSHSGTLNDRVARSHTAQHVVVEKGTSSKRKIKIAKKDVVKDKGKGSKRKAKNDGDDVPSKKRKVHVNQKCSSSSDLKLWDYYVPLADHYSTRMSVHTNCSIVEHLKNNLDDQQIEMFRRTCFGYFVDLPNFFIQNQLIHSLFLREVVSPKDNELWIKVNSTKLRFGLAEFCIIIGLKCNGDPNKDYESVQSSRLMELYFPSMSKVSKKSLTDCFLNKMWKSDEDALKIAVLYVIHSFLFSTTNDDLIIKNDFMLVESGDFETFPWGKVVFNAMLCSMKDKVHSRREMYRYGGFPLAFQCWFYECCPYTRKNLACRIGNLMPRILNWKVKKKVTFKRLRKEFFLLSQEQLVFGNIFPTNDEQTRLQLDDFVPVCEDKNEIHIESGVVAEVKTNAKKHSKNKPESQSINNENPNPQSSNLNSSEKELKLMRSEIKKVNDKVSSLKNLMISSFKKVFKALGVRNASKGNQKNDNHHDKEFSENNFGSEEVMEKNIGIEKVVKKNVDNEVSLEQTVDVMEGVVKDSIQHGKSSEGVGDDEAWIEDAEPEITAITNSFVTKILLIWGVWWMILYNLEDHIVVVDHDTPEMNPRERKPVGVMKSPFINTFDSGGTIQVVENKLTKSKKLILTIKYPFEGNVDNPVDFKHIDVIFYYLRKKGKYDVDVPIRFTTTDCWFNRLISNLYKEFLEKNRDMNLITETDPIVEYILGYFLRCNVPWSTVDEILFPINLSDKWHWILARLSFIDLHIYVYDSMSGARQNSAVRRSVESYSVLLPYFLHRIGFWDTKENPMGIPANDPFEIHVVDGLPTQDNTCYLVCSDCGVYVAAFAEYIIQGNNIPKAIDIDGIRNRYGILLWDYGVKKQRGYATSDDESTAIAFSTANWKGMQEIYVACNVTVLLFSYYASE; encoded by the exons ATGGGGAAAAGGAAGTCtttgaagaaaaaaatgaagatgaTGACATCTCCAAATTCTCTGAAATTAGCCGGTAAATTAGTAAAATATAACCCTAATTTCATTAGCAATGACGATGACGATTTTGAAGATTTACCAGAATTTGGGTGCGATTTGGGGTATGCAACCCATAAATCTGTTGAAGCAATGCAAAATACCCCTAGTGAAGGAAAGCAAAATACTCATGTTGATAGAAGGACTCGTTCTCATAGCGGGACTCTCAATGATAGAGTAGCGAGGTCACACACTGCTCAACATGTAGTTGTTGAAAAAGGTACAAGTTCCAAAAGAAAGATTAAAATAGCGAAAAAGGATGTTGTGAAGGATAAGGGTAAAGGTTCTAAAAGGAAGGCTAAAAATGATGGGGATGATGTTCCatcaaaaaagagaaaagttcatGTTAATCAAAAATGTTCTAGCTCATCTGATTTGAAG CTTTGGGATTACTATGTTCCTTTGGCTGATCATTATAGTACCCGTATGAGTGTGCATACAAACTGCAGTATAGTGGAACATTTGAAAAATAATCTGGATGATCAGCAGATTGAGATGTTTAGAAGAACATGTTTTGGTTATTTTGTGGACTTGCCCAATTTTTTTATACAGAACCAACTTATCCATTCACTATTTCTTAGGGAAGTAGTGTCACCTAAAGATAATGAGTTATGGATTAAAGTGAATAGCACCAAGTTGCGCTTTGGACTTGCAGAGTTTTGTATTATTATAGGTTTAAAGTGTAATGGTGATCCCAATAAGGATTATGAATCTGTCCAGTCGAGTCGGTTGATGGAATTGTACTTTCCAAGCATGTCAAAAGTGTCTAAGAAATCGTTAACTGACTGTTTCTTAAACAAGATGTGGAAATCTGATGAGGATGCATTAAAGATTGCAGTATTGTATGTCATTCACAGTTTTCTGTTTTCTACTACGAATGATGATTTGATAATAAAGAATGATTTTATGTTGGTTGAATCTGGTGATTTTGAGACTTTCCCTTGGGGAAAAGTGGTTTTTAATGCTATGTTGTGTTCAATGAAGGATAAGGTTCATAGTAGGAGAGAGATGTACCGATATGGTGGTTTTCCTTTGGCATTCCAGTGTTGGTTTTATGAATGCTGCCCCTATACTCGCAAAAACCTCGCTTGCCGGATTGGAAATCTTATGCCACGCATACTTAACTGGAAAGTAAAGAAGAAGGTGACGTTTAAGAGGTTGAGGAAAGAGTTTTTTCTTTTAAGTCAGGAGCAG TTGGTGTTTGGTAACATTTTCCCAACAAATGATGAACAAACAAGGCTTCAATTGGATGACTTTGTCCCGGTTTGTGAAGATAAAAATGAGATTCATATTGAATCTGGAGTCGTGGCTGAAGTTAAAACAAATGCTAAGAAGCACTCCAAAAATAAGCCAGAATCACAATCTATCAACAATGAGAATCCGAATCCACAGTCTAGTAACTTGAATTCAAGCGAGAAAGAGCTGAAACTTATGAGAAGTGAAATCAAGAAG GTAAACGACAAGGTTTCATCTTTAAAGAACTTAATGATTTCCTCATTTAAAAAGGTTTTTAAAGCTCTAGGTGTACGCAATGCTTCAAAG GGTAATCAAAAAAATGACAACCATCATGATAAGGAATTTTCAGAGAATAATTTTGGTAGTGAGGAAGTTATGGAGAAAAATATTGGCATTGAAAAAGTTGTAAAGAAAAATGTTGACAATGAGGTAAGTCTAGAGCAAACTGTTGATGTTATGGAGGGTGTGGTGAAGGATTCTATACAACATGGTAAAAGTAGTGAAGGAGTTGGTGATGACGAAGCCTGGATTGAGGATGCCGAGCCTGAAATCACTGCAATCACCAACAGCTTTGTGACAAAAATACTTCTAATATGGGGAGTTTGGTGGATGATTCTGTACAACTTG GAAGATCATATAGTTGTTGTTGATCATGACACACCTGAAATGAACCCTAGAGAAAGAAAACCAGTAGGGGTCATGAAGTCACCATTCATAAACACATTTGACTCTGGTGGCACCATCCAAGTTGTTGAAAACAAGCTAACTAAGTCAAAGAAGCTCATCTTGACTATAAAGTATCCTTTTGAGGGAAACGTTGACAATCCTGTTGATTTCAAA catattgatgtaattttttacTATTTGAGAAAGAAAGGGAAGTACGATGTTGATGTTCCAATAAGATTCACAACGACTGACTGTTGGTTTAACCGCTTGATTTCGAATTTGTACAAGGAGTTTTTGGAGAAAAATAGAGACATGAATTTGATTACTGAAACAGATCCAATTGTTGAGTACATACTTGGGTATTTTTTACGATGTAATGTTCCTTGGTCTACTGTTGATGAAATCCTTTTCCCTATAAATCTATCTGATAAGTGGCACTGGATATTGGCGAGATTGTCATTCATAGATCTGCACATTTATGTATATGATTCCATGAGTGGCGCACGACAGAATAGTGCAGTTCGGAGATCAGTTGAGTCATACTCAGTGTTGCTCCCATATTTCCTTCATCGTATTGGTTTTTGGGACACAAAGGAGAATCCTATGGGAATCCCCGCCAATGATCCTTTTGAGATTCATGTCGTTGATGGGTTGCCAACGCAAGATAACAC GTGCTACCTTGTATGTAGTGATTGCGGTGTTTATGTTGCTGCATTTGCTGAGTACATCATTCAAGGCAACAATATTCCTAAAGCTATTGATATTGACGGGATACGGAATCGATATGGTATATTGCTATGGGATTATGGAGTGAAGAAACAAAGAGGATATGCAACTAGTGATGATGAGTCTACTG CTATTGCATTTTCGACAGCAAATTGGAAAGGCATGCAAGAAATATATGTTGCTTGTAATGTTACTGTTTTGCTGTTTTCATATTATGCCAGTGAATAG
- the LOC142163031 gene encoding uncharacterized protein LOC142163031, whose product MSMEIVNVGTTVPTLIPILLQHSGEWVSESKFVNFLVNGVLINSDCSYDYFVDETYKQLGRDSITSAMEIKYTVKDDYVAIPIYNDMSVRLYMEMKKKNLDITEYPLCITLKTLYSSVECSYSSSYLSDNLLATTSAGNLLATTSVGLQCQNIEEVHGTNIVEMMDNHVKEDKIEILKGNCIIDNPQHEEIAEGQLYWDKNTLISVMKHYAIRKKYQFIVDRSSTTRYCLTCMDESCKWSLRSSSLHKSNVFKVRRFNDVHTCLEMSRLFLQRHATSSTIAKMICNKYTNPKTIYTPTDIMSDMKQQYAINMSYIKAYRTKEKALELLRGIPRESYRKLPGHLYMINMTNPGSVTRLHKSEDMRFMYVFIALNASIIGWKYCYPIVVVDGTFLKSSHRGTMLTASAQDAAGKIFPLAYAVVDSENDASWEWFCEMFRQAFGERERMCIVSDRHASILRGASIVYPEVSHCVCIFHLWNNIKKQFKKNHDRLREVFFAMARAYKIEDFNRLMEDMDIIDKRVRGYLFQVGYEKWSIVHSTVNRSMVMTSNIAESLNARNREARELPIMSLLDYMMNLVMEWNNTNRMTAMSTFIDIGQKYHEVLKENNYLSQKMTVKPSTDYVYVVMDAEQRRNIVCIQKRECWCKRFQVDEIPCPHAMAVLDYTHMEAPKYCSSYYTKEYFKKTYEVPVNPLPDETTWDLPT is encoded by the exons ATGTCTATGGAGATTGTGAATGTTGGAACTACAGTTCCAACTTTGATTCCGATTTTACTTCAACACAGTGGTGAATGGGTAAGTGAGAGTAAATTTGTTAATTTCCTTGTTAATGGCGTGTTGATCAATTCGGACTGTAGCTATGATTATTTTGTTGATGAGACATACAAGCAATTGGGTAGAGATTCAATTACGAGTGCAATGGAGATAAAATATACAGTGAAGGATGACTATGTAGCAATTCCAATATACAATGATATGAGTGTGCGCTTGTATATggagatgaaaaagaaaaacCTGGATATCACTGAATATCCATTATGCATAACATTGAAAACTCTATATTCAAGTGTTGAATGCTCATATTCAAGTTCATACTTGAGTGACAACTTacttgcaacaacttcagctGGAAACTTacttgcaacaacttcagttgGTTTACAATGTCAGAACATAGAAGAAGTACATGGAACTAATATTGTTGAAATGATGGATAATCATGTAAAGGAAGACAAAATTGAGATATTGAAGGGAAATTGTATAATAGACAATCCACAACATGAAGAAATTGCAGAAGGTCAGTTGTATTGGGACAAAAATACACTCATTAGTGTAATGAAGCACTACGCAATACGGAAAAAATATCAATTTATAGTGGATAGATCATCTACAACAAG gtaTTGTCTTACATGCATGGATGAAAGTTGCAAATGGAGTCTTAGATCTTCAAGtctacacaaatcaaatgtctTCAAGGTTAGACGGTTCAATGATGTTCACACTTGCCTAGAGATGAGTAGATTGTTTTTACAACGTCATGCTACTTCGTCAACCATTGCAAAAATGATTTGCAACAAATATACCAATCCAAAAACAATATACACTCCGACAGACATCATGAGCGACATGAAACAACAATATGCGATTAATATGAGTTACATAAAAGCTTatagaacaaaagaaaaggcGCTTGAACTACTAAGAGGGATACCACGTGAATCTTATAGAAAGCTGCCGGgtcacttgtatatgataaatatgacaaatccTGGTTCTGTCACAAGGTTACATAAATCAGAGGACATGCGCTTCATGTATGTTTTTATTGCGCTAAATGCATCAATCATAGGATGGAAATACTGTTACCCTATCGTAGTGGTTGATGGGACATTCCTCAAATCATCACACAGAGGAACAATGTTAACAGCTAGCGCACAAGATGCAGCAG GTAAAATTTTTCCACTAGCATACGCTGTTGTAGATTCTGAAAATGATGCTTCATGGGAATGGTTTTGTGAAATGTTTAGACAAGCTTTTGGGGAAAGGGAAAGGATGTGCATCGTATCGGATCGTCATGCAAGCATATTGAGGGGTGCTTCGATTGTGTATCCAGAGGTATCTCACTGTGTATGCATCTTTCATCTTTGGAATAACATAAAGAAGCAGTTCAAGAAGAACCATGACCGGCTGAGGGAAGTATTTTTTGCAATGGCCAGAGCATACAAAATTGAAGATTTTAATCGCCTCATGGAAGATATGGACATCATTGATAAGAGGGTAAGGGGTTACCTATTCCAAGTTGGTTATGAAAAGTGGTCTATAGTGCATTCCACTGTTAATAGATCCATGGTGATGACTTCAAATATTGCCGAGTCACTCAATGCAAGGAACAGAGAGGCAAGAGAGCTACCAATCATGAGTTTGCTAGATTACATGATGAATTTGGTTATGGAATGGAATAATACGAATAGAATGACTGCAATGAGTACATTTATTGACATAGGACAAAAATATCATGAGGTACTGAAGGAAAATAACTATTTGTCGCAGAAGATGACG GTTAAGCCTTCAACCGATTATGTATATGTAGTAATGGATGCTGAACAAAGGCGGAACATAGTCTGCATACAAAAAAGAGAATGTTGGTGCAAACGATTTCAAGTAGATGAGATTCCTTGTCCACATGCTATGGCAGTATTGGACTACACACACATGGAAGCACCCAAATATTGTTCTTCCTATTACACCAAGGAATACTTCAAGAAGACATATGAAGTGCCAGTTAATCCACTTCCTGATGAAACTACATGGGACCTTCCAACATAG
- the LOC107806786 gene encoding uncharacterized protein LOC107806786: MKKIADSKNAREMDTNQKIKGSNSKKKMKKNMQRLGGRGGLSLEAFANAKTKSNNYNPAIIKKQREFYKNAKYVNKYKRIVKQQGEPSEGARQLEDEEKIEKTDKVDNRNKKNQKYSARSLREVYERKREEEEKARMEREATILAKKEERQRAECRRKMLREKMFKKTKSGQPVMKYRIEHILETLQGSKG, encoded by the exons ATGAAGAAAATTGCAGACTCAAAAAATGCGCGTGAGATGGACACAAATCAGAAAATCAAAGGCTCAAattcgaagaagaagatgaagaagaatatGCAAAGATTAGGAGGAAGAGGAGGCTTATCACTGGAAGCATTTGCCAACGCCAAAACCAAGAGCAACAATTACAACCCTGCCATCATAA AGAAGCAAAGGGAGTTCTATAAGAATGCCAAATATGTGAATAAATATAAGAGGATAGTTAAGCAACAAGGAGAGCCTTCTGAGGGTGCTAGACAACTAGAG GATGAAGAAAAGATTGAAAAAACTGATAAGGTGGATAACAGAAATAAGAAGAACCAGAAGTATAGTGCTCGAAGCTTGAGAGAAGTATATGAGAGAAAACGGGAGGAGGAAGAGAAGGCAAGGATGGAGAGAGAAGCCACTATTctagcaaagaaagaagaaagacagAGAGCTGAATGTCGAAGGAAAATGCTAAGGGAGAAAATGTTCAAGAAAACTAAGTCTGGCCAACCTGTCATGAAGTACAGAATAGAACATATTCTGGAAACACTTCAAGGATCAAAAGGTTAG
- the LOC107806785 gene encoding E3 ubiquitin-protein ligase MIEL1-like — translation MEDGDNFVVNQPPPAPAEQDDHNDNNSSREDFGKMLHGCEHYRRRCKLRAPCCNEIFTCRHCHNDAKSALSNPKERHELVRHDVKQIVCAVCDTEQQVAGICSKCGIKFGEYYCEICRFYDDDTTKGQFHCDDCGICRVGGRENFFHCRKCGSCYSVDLRDNHLCVENSMKNHCPICYEFLFDSVKGTTIMKCGHTMHMECYTEMIHQNQYRCPICSKSVLNMSRTWERLDLEIEATAMPEEYRYEVPILCNDCNCTGRAFFHILGHKCKHCNSYNTRMIGTGEDPQ, via the exons ATGGAAGACGGTGACAATTTTGTCGTTAATCAACCGCCGCCGGCTCCGGCTGAACAAGACGATCACAATGATAACAATAGTTCCAGAGAAGATTTCGGCAAAATGCTTCATGG aTGTGAACATTATCGGCGACGATGTAAACTCCGAGCTCCTTGTTGCAATGAAATTTTCACTTGCCGTCACTGCCACAACGACGCCAAG AGCGCTTTGAGCAACCCAAAGGAACGTCACGAACTTGTGCGCCACGATGTGAAACAA ATTGTTTGTGCTGTATGCGACACTGAACAACAG GTTGCTGGGATCTGTTCAAAGTGTGGCATCAAATTTGGGGAGTACTACTGTGAAATCTGTAGATTTTACGATGACGAT ACAACGAAGGGGCAATTTCACTGTGATGACTGTGGAATTTGCAG GGTAGGTGGTCGAGAAAACTTCTTCCACTGCAGGAAATGTG GATCATGCTATTCAGTGGATCTGCGTGATAATCACTTATGCGTGGAGAATTCAATGAAGAACCATTGTCCCATCTGTTATGAG TTTCTTTTTGACTCAGTCAAAGGCACCACAATTATGAAGTGTGGACATACGATGCATATGGAATGCTACACTGAGATGATCCATCAGAACCA GTATCGCTGCCCTATATGCTCTAAGTCAGTGCTCAACATGTCCAGAACTTGGGAAAGATTAGATCTGGAG ATTGAGGCAACAGCCATGCCTGAAGAATATCGGTATGAG GTTCCAATTCTCTGCAATGACTGCAATTGTACTGGTAGAGCATTTTTTCACATTCTTGGCCACAAATGCAAGCATTGTAATTCATATAACACCCGCATGATTGGTACTGGCGAAGATCCCCAATGA